The region GACGATACTCAATTTGCTGCAGGTAGTACATTCCCCAGGGGAAACAGCTCTGCAATTGCGTTTCTTCCTCCTGATTGAGGAGCTTGCCATTGTCCGTCAGTGGGGGTGGCGGCGGAGCCGGTAAGGAGGACTGGCCTCGGCGCAAGAGCACAAGGTAGAGCACCGAACTGCTGACAAAGATCAGGATCAGCCATCCCGAAGGCACAGGTGTATTCCCCAACAGCAGCAGCCAACCCGCAATAAAAAAGGCTGGCAACATCAGCACTAGCCACAGGAGCCACCAAGGGGTTTGACTGACACGGGCAGCACTCTGGCGGACAATAAAGACCAAGATTAAACCCAATACAATAAGGGAAATCCATGTCATGATTTCGATACCTGTGGCTCAACAACAGAAACTGCCCCGCCTTGTATTACCGAGGGTCTATGGGTTTCCACCCAACCGCGAGACACTGGGAGGTACTGCTTATCTCATTGTAGAAAACGATGGCAATACCCTGATTGATTCCCCCCCTTGGACAGATGGCAGCCAACATTGGCTCAGGGAGCAGGGTGGCGTTAAGCGCCTCATCCTTACCCACCGGGGGGCGATCGCCCGCGTCAGGGCCATTCAGGACACCTTTGACTGCGAAGTGATGATCCATGCCCAGGAGGCCTATCTGCTGCCCCAAGTGACGGTAACCCCGTTTAACCACCATCTGGCCATTGGTGAAACCCTGGAAATTCTCTGGACCCCCGGTCACTCTCCCGGCAGTGCCTGTGTCTATTGGTCCTGCCAAGGGGGCGTTCTCTTTACGGGTCGTCACCTCCTGCCTACGCCCACCGGAGAATTAGCACCGATTAAAACGGCTACCACCTTCCACTGGCCGCGGCAACTGCGCAGCGTTGAGGCACTAAAAGCCTTCTGTCGGCAGAAGTCCTTGAGTTATCTGTGTCCGGGGGCAAATATGGGTTTTCTGCGGGGGACGCTGGCGATCGCCAACGCCCAAGCCGTCCTGCAAGGACTCTCAGTTGATAACCTTCTTTGC is a window of Thermosynechococcus vestitus BP-1 DNA encoding:
- a CDS encoding MBL fold metallo-hydrolase produces the protein MISIPVAQQQKLPRLVLPRVYGFPPNRETLGGTAYLIVENDGNTLIDSPPWTDGSQHWLREQGGVKRLILTHRGAIARVRAIQDTFDCEVMIHAQEAYLLPQVTVTPFNHHLAIGETLEILWTPGHSPGSACVYWSCQGGVLFTGRHLLPTPTGELAPIKTATTFHWPRQLRSVEALKAFCRQKSLSYLCPGANMGFLRGTLAIANAQAVLQGLSVDNLLCDKF